From the Chlamydiota bacterium genome, one window contains:
- a CDS encoding glycosyltransferase, whose translation MNPLQNLNVVIVSHIATSGPAHDLRDYLIPKVKRLIFIGHPLLFLPSTRKSRSCCEKYVNGKRTKLRRAPLFKGPELLLYLKDCLYSFFWVLLSGKKYDLWIGLGNINAWMGWFLKKIGVVRRVIFFSIDYVPVRFTNQWVNRFYHWIDGWVYRSCDFTWNLSERMIEAREKIGLCREVKHKVVPHGVHFERIQRLPFEKIHRNEIVFMGTLLEKQGIQYLIRALPLVRDVISEVTLTVIGAGPYEKDLKKLVQSLNLNDQIHFLGYIENHQELENILCQGALAIALYETRDGNFSYYADPGKLKNYLAAGLPVLMTDVPSIAQEMVRNHCGMIVSLNSPDIAQAVIHLLKSDETLKGYRRNAIQFASQYEWSEVFKKAFESCFKENI comes from the coding sequence ATGAATCCATTGCAAAACCTTAATGTTGTGATCGTAAGTCATATAGCAACTTCAGGTCCTGCACATGACTTGAGGGATTATTTAATTCCCAAGGTCAAGCGCCTTATTTTTATAGGGCATCCGCTGTTATTTCTTCCTTCAACCCGTAAGAGCAGATCTTGCTGTGAAAAGTATGTGAATGGTAAAAGGACAAAATTAAGAAGGGCGCCGCTCTTCAAAGGACCGGAGTTACTCCTTTATTTAAAAGATTGCTTGTACAGTTTCTTTTGGGTTCTCTTGAGTGGGAAAAAATATGATCTTTGGATTGGTTTGGGAAATATCAATGCTTGGATGGGTTGGTTCTTAAAGAAAATAGGTGTGGTGAGGAGGGTTATTTTTTTTAGCATCGATTATGTGCCGGTGAGGTTTACCAATCAGTGGGTGAATAGGTTTTATCATTGGATTGATGGATGGGTTTATCGCTCGTGCGATTTCACTTGGAATCTCTCTGAGAGGATGATCGAAGCCCGTGAGAAAATTGGGCTTTGTCGAGAGGTCAAACATAAGGTGGTCCCCCACGGGGTTCATTTTGAAAGGATTCAGCGGTTACCCTTTGAAAAAATTCATCGCAATGAAATCGTTTTTATGGGAACGCTTCTTGAAAAGCAAGGGATTCAATATCTGATTCGGGCCCTGCCCCTGGTCCGTGATGTGATTTCAGAGGTGACCCTGACTGTCATAGGAGCAGGTCCTTATGAGAAGGATCTTAAGAAATTGGTTCAATCTCTCAATCTAAACGATCAGATCCATTTTCTCGGGTACATTGAAAATCATCAGGAGCTCGAGAATATATTGTGTCAAGGGGCGTTGGCCATCGCCCTCTATGAGACCCGCGATGGCAATTTTTCTTATTATGCAGATCCAGGGAAATTGAAAAATTATTTAGCTGCAGGACTTCCTGTCTTGATGACCGATGTGCCGTCCATTGCTCAGGAGATGGTCAGGAATCATTGTGGAATGATTGTTTCATTAAACAGCCCTGATATTGCTCAGGCGGTTATTCATCTTTTGAAGTCAGATGAGACTTTAAAAGGATATCGCAGGAATGCCATTCAGTTTGCTTCTCAGTACGAATGGAGTGAAGTTTTTAAGAAGGCATTCGAGTCTTGTTTTAAGGAGAATATATGA
- a CDS encoding class I SAM-dependent methyltransferase, which yields MTDAEGLLEFRNRVLKKSGVLDFQGERVLDLGCGDGLDTHLLSRSFKECIGSDLQVHEGWGERVGNPSLKFLVANAHHPPLKKFMFDVIFMKDILHHSGDPENVLRGLQSVVKPGGVFVIVEANRYNPIFYVHMTQMLGHDHFTKRFFRRLILKVFPEDVVCFKEFEAHYFPTHNRILKALIQFSETGLERARIFKSFLSYNAAIVSCRE from the coding sequence ATGACAGATGCAGAAGGCCTGTTAGAGTTTCGAAATCGTGTTTTGAAGAAGTCAGGTGTTTTAGACTTTCAAGGCGAAAGGGTTTTGGATTTAGGGTGTGGGGATGGATTAGACACCCATTTATTGTCGCGATCTTTTAAGGAATGTATTGGCTCTGACTTACAGGTCCATGAAGGATGGGGTGAGCGGGTCGGGAACCCCTCTTTAAAATTTTTGGTGGCGAATGCCCATCATCCCCCTCTGAAGAAATTTATGTTTGATGTTATTTTTATGAAGGATATTCTTCATCATTCGGGAGATCCAGAAAATGTTTTAAGAGGTCTTCAGTCTGTTGTGAAACCGGGGGGAGTTTTTGTGATTGTGGAGGCGAATCGATATAACCCTATTTTTTATGTACACATGACCCAAATGCTGGGTCATGATCATTTCACCAAGCGTTTTTTTAGAAGACTCATCCTAAAGGTTTTTCCAGAGGATGTTGTCTGCTTTAAAGAATTCGAGGCCCATTATTTTCCAACGCACAATCGAATCTTAAAAGCCTTGATTCAATTTTCTGAAACTGGATTGGAGCGAGCTCGGATCTTTAAGTCGTTTCTTTCTTATAATGCGGCGATTGTATCTTGTCGGGAATAG
- a CDS encoding glycosyltransferase family 2 protein, producing MESDQLQVSIVVVNWNGKSLLEKCLSSLFEGDDQNFEIIFVDNGSVDGSVDFVAGRFPQIKIVRNQSNLGFAIANNIGAQNASGAFLLFLNNDTIVEKDFLSKLIEGIKDEEEVAACQPKIKVLGRPTYLDSAGSFPTLTGFLRHDGIREVDVGQYDQVKEIFSPKGACLLIRKDIFQAVGGFDEDFFCYFEETDLAWRIWLYGYRILLIPQAVIYHKGGATSEKLDFSFVQYHSNKNRINSYLKNLSIANLLWLLPLHLTLYFFLMVYSALFFKFDRVSVLIKALLWNFFGFSATLKKRRFVQTQVRRRSDGEVFKGKMASIPWKEYGKGALYFLNPKFFRES from the coding sequence ATGGAATCAGATCAGTTGCAGGTTTCTATTGTTGTCGTTAATTGGAACGGGAAAAGCCTGTTAGAAAAGTGCCTATCTTCCCTTTTTGAGGGGGATGATCAAAATTTTGAAATTATTTTTGTGGACAATGGCTCGGTGGATGGAAGCGTCGACTTTGTTGCGGGAAGATTTCCACAGATTAAGATTGTCAGAAATCAGAGTAATCTTGGGTTTGCAATAGCCAATAATATCGGCGCCCAAAATGCCTCAGGGGCTTTTTTATTATTTCTTAATAATGATACCATTGTTGAAAAGGATTTTCTTTCGAAGCTGATAGAAGGGATCAAAGATGAGGAAGAAGTAGCTGCCTGCCAACCTAAGATTAAGGTTTTAGGGCGTCCGACCTATCTAGATTCTGCAGGATCCTTTCCGACCCTAACAGGTTTTTTGCGGCACGATGGAATTCGTGAGGTGGATGTTGGGCAGTATGATCAGGTTAAAGAAATTTTTTCTCCAAAGGGGGCCTGTCTCTTGATTCGTAAAGATATCTTTCAAGCGGTGGGCGGATTTGACGAAGATTTTTTTTGCTATTTTGAAGAAACCGATCTTGCTTGGAGAATCTGGCTTTATGGATATAGAATCCTCTTAATTCCTCAGGCCGTGATCTATCATAAAGGGGGAGCGACCTCAGAAAAATTAGATTTTAGTTTTGTTCAGTATCACTCGAATAAGAACAGAATCAACTCCTACTTAAAAAACTTAAGTATTGCAAATTTACTCTGGCTCTTGCCACTTCATTTGACCCTTTACTTTTTTCTGATGGTGTACTCAGCCTTGTTTTTTAAATTTGATCGAGTGAGTGTCTTGATCAAGGCCCTTCTATGGAATTTCTTTGGTTTTTCAGCTACTTTGAAAAAAAGGCGTTTTGTACAAACTCAGGTGAGAAGACGTTCTGATGGTGAAGTTTTTAAGGGTAAGATGGCTTCTATTCCTTGGAAAGAGTATGGGAAGGGGGCTCTTTATTTTTTGAATCCAAAATTTTTTCGTGAATCATAA
- a CDS encoding class I SAM-dependent methyltransferase has product MSLELNLTRSGTMENRSEQIASLLKNTYDMALKRRAARLLSGLEVFEGARILDLGCGDGFYLHLLSELGNYDLYGIDPDDRALKSAKRNLADKKIDLRQGKIETLPYEDHFFDRIILSEVLEHLQDDRLGLKDCYRVLKPGGIVIATVPHAHYPFFWDPLNKFLEVFFNFHIRKGFFSGFWFDHKRLYRPEELRSIFEKEKWIVLELVKLTHYCLPFNHYLLNIGARLLQGRKLPQNLARSVSKFEIEGSETKGKRLMDYVRDFLIWVDSFNDRLTQPHSAVGLFIKCKK; this is encoded by the coding sequence ATGTCATTAGAACTCAATCTTACAAGGTCAGGAACGATGGAAAATAGATCAGAGCAAATCGCCTCGCTTTTAAAAAATACTTATGATATGGCCTTAAAAAGAAGGGCTGCCCGTCTTTTAAGTGGACTAGAGGTTTTTGAGGGGGCAAGGATTTTAGATTTGGGGTGTGGAGATGGTTTTTATCTTCACTTGCTTTCAGAATTGGGAAATTACGATTTATATGGAATCGATCCTGATGACAGGGCCTTGAAATCGGCAAAGAGAAATTTGGCAGATAAAAAGATCGATTTAAGGCAGGGAAAGATAGAAACCCTTCCTTACGAAGATCATTTTTTTGATCGAATCATTCTTTCAGAAGTGCTGGAGCATTTGCAGGACGATCGTTTAGGACTCAAGGATTGTTATCGAGTTTTGAAGCCTGGAGGAATCGTGATCGCAACCGTTCCTCATGCCCATTATCCCTTTTTCTGGGATCCCCTTAATAAATTCTTAGAAGTCTTCTTCAACTTTCATATTCGGAAGGGGTTTTTTTCAGGTTTTTGGTTTGATCATAAAAGGTTGTATCGTCCCGAAGAGTTGAGATCCATTTTCGAGAAGGAAAAATGGATTGTCTTGGAGCTTGTTAAGCTGACGCACTATTGTTTGCCTTTCAACCACTATCTCCTAAATATAGGGGCACGCTTGCTTCAGGGTCGTAAACTTCCTCAAAATCTTGCTCGCAGTGTTAGCAAGTTTGAGATAGAAGGTTCAGAGACAAAGGGGAAGAGGCTGATGGATTATGTAAGGGATTTTTTGATATGGGTTGACTCTTTTAATGACCGATTGACTCAACCTCATTCTGCTGTAGGCCTTTTTATCAAGTGTAAAAAGTAA
- a CDS encoding glycosyltransferase family 4 protein yields MTDVCRGFLKAKVAKILRRIPRSNFGFRVKPFNEMKTANMTLERSPKGILILTPFFSPNVGGAETHFDDLVMALDKRGYKIFVQTYSPLTTGGIQWRPREEWGNVCVRRYRWFGKNLFHKIDKYPFLDFLYLTPYLAIRAFLFMLQNHSKIDVIHAQGLNAVLIGWVLKKIFSKKLIASTHAVYELDKVSKTAKIIKAVLNGADQVLCLSKASMSELVSFGIDPDKLSLFKYWINLDVFKPMPKKQVRDELNLKDQFTVLFVGRLIEKKGIKVLMGVAKQMKQIQFIFIGTGPEERMIQTEAERFSHILFRGMVENVKLCEYYNAADIFCLPSQYEEGFGRVGMEAVACGIPVVGANKGGIPEALDKSVALLVEPTVEGLHKAIESLYIHSDQYLSLKQNCSEYAHRNFSENNIALITEHYERC; encoded by the coding sequence TTGACAGATGTCTGTCGAGGCTTTCTGAAGGCCAAGGTGGCCAAGATCTTGCGTCGAATTCCGCGATCCAATTTCGGTTTTAGGGTTAAACCCTTCAATGAGATGAAGACCGCAAATATGACCCTTGAGCGATCCCCCAAAGGGATATTGATCCTAACTCCTTTTTTTAGCCCGAATGTTGGAGGGGCTGAAACCCACTTTGATGATCTTGTCATGGCTCTTGATAAGCGGGGTTATAAGATTTTTGTGCAGACCTATTCTCCTTTGACAACCGGGGGGATCCAGTGGCGCCCAAGAGAAGAGTGGGGCAATGTTTGCGTGAGGAGATATCGATGGTTTGGAAAGAATCTCTTCCATAAGATTGACAAGTACCCTTTTTTAGATTTTTTGTATTTGACTCCTTATTTGGCAATAAGGGCTTTTTTATTTATGCTGCAGAATCACTCAAAGATTGATGTGATTCATGCTCAAGGTCTCAACGCTGTTTTAATTGGATGGGTTCTCAAAAAGATATTTTCGAAGAAATTGATTGCAAGTACCCATGCGGTTTATGAACTTGACAAGGTTTCTAAAACAGCCAAAATCATTAAGGCAGTCCTTAACGGAGCGGATCAAGTGCTCTGTTTATCGAAGGCCTCAATGAGTGAGCTCGTTTCTTTTGGAATAGACCCCGACAAGCTGAGTTTGTTTAAATACTGGATTAACTTGGATGTTTTTAAACCTATGCCTAAAAAACAGGTGAGGGATGAGCTCAATTTAAAAGATCAATTTACTGTTTTGTTTGTAGGGAGATTGATCGAGAAAAAAGGTATAAAGGTCCTCATGGGGGTTGCAAAACAAATGAAGCAGATTCAGTTTATTTTTATTGGTACAGGGCCAGAGGAGAGGATGATTCAGACGGAGGCAGAACGATTTTCTCATATTTTATTTCGGGGGATGGTAGAAAATGTAAAATTGTGTGAGTACTACAATGCCGCAGATATTTTTTGCCTTCCCTCCCAATATGAAGAGGGTTTTGGTCGTGTAGGGATGGAAGCGGTTGCCTGTGGAATTCCTGTTGTCGGGGCTAATAAAGGGGGGATACCCGAGGCATTGGACAAGAGTGTTGCTCTTTTGGTGGAACCCACGGTGGAGGGTTTGCACAAGGCCATTGAAAGCCTCTATATCCACTCGGACCAATATTTGTCCCTCAAACAAAATTGTTCGGAATATGCCCATCGGAATTTTTCAGAAAATAATATAGCCCTTATTACAGAACATTATGAGAGATGTTAG